One Camelina sativa cultivar DH55 chromosome 3, Cs, whole genome shotgun sequence genomic window carries:
- the LOC104776826 gene encoding zinc finger protein ZAT10, with protein sequence MALEALTSPRLASPIPPLFEDSSVFHGVEHWTKGKRSKRSRSDFHHQNLTEEEYLAFCLMLLARDGDRKHHQPPPPLLPAAAVTADKTMEKLSYKCTVCDKTFSSYQALGGHKASHRKNLSQTHSGGGGGDDQSTSSATTTSAVTTGSGKSHVCSICNKSFPSGQALGGHKRCHYEGNNNNSTNNNSSSVSNSEGAGSTSHVSSSHRGFDLNIPPIPEFSTVNGDDEVMSPMPAKKPRFDFPVKLQL encoded by the coding sequence ATGGCGCTCGAGGCTCTTACTTCACCAAGATTAGCTTCTCCGATTCCTCCACTCTTCGAAGACTCTTCAGTCTTCCATGGAGTTGAGCACTGGACCAAGGGTAAGCGATCTAAGAGATCAAGATCCGATTTCCACCACCAGAACCTCACTGAGGAAGAGTATCTAGCTTTCTGCCTCATGCTTCTCGCTCGTGACGGAGATCGCAAACATCATCAaccacctcctcctcttcttccggCGGCGGCTGTGACGGCTGATAAGACGATGGAGAAGTTGAGCTACAAGTGTACCGTCTGCGACAAGACTTTCTCGTCTTACCAAGCTCTCGGTGGTCACAAGGCGAGCCACAGAAAGAACTTATCACAAACTCACtccggcggcggaggaggagatgaCCAGTCAACGTCGTCGGCAACAACCACATCCGCCGTGACTACAGGAAGTGGGAAATCACACGTTTGCTCGATCTGTAACAAGTCTTTTCCTTCCGGTCAAGCTCTCGGCGGACACAAGCGGTGCCACTACgaaggaaacaacaacaacagcaccAACAACAACAGTAGTAGCGTGTCCAATTCTGAAGGTGCAGGGTCTACCAGCCACGTCAGCAGCAGCCACCGTGGGTTTGACCTCAACATCCCTCCGATACCGGAGTTCTCGACTGTCAACGGAGACGACGAAGTGATGAGCCCTATGCCGGCCAAGAAGCCTCGGTTTGACTTCCCGGTCAAACTTCAGCTTTGA
- the LOC104776827 gene encoding transcription factor bHLH54-like, whose product MDVFVDGELESLLGMFNFDQCSSSKEDRPRDEMLGLASLYNGHIHQHHHQNNVLSSDHHALLLPDMFPFGAMSGGNLPAMLDSWDQNHHIQETSSLKRKLLTVENLCKTNFDCDLTRQEIAKSKKKQRVSSESNTVEESNTNCIDGQSLSNSSDDEKASVTSVKGKTRATKGTATDPQSLYARKRREKINERLKTLQNLVPNGTKVDISTMLEEAVHYVKFLQLQIKLLSSDELWMYAPLAYNGLDMGFHHNLLSRLM is encoded by the exons ATGGACGTTTTTGTTGATGGTGAATTGGAGTCTCTCTTGGGGATGTTCAACTTTGATCAATGTTCATCATCTAAAGAGGACAGACCGCGAGACGAGATGCTTGGCCTCGCTAGCCTTTACAATGGTCAtattcatcaacatcatcaccaAAACAATGTCTTGTCTTCTGATCATCATGCTCTCTTGCTTCCTGATATGTTCCCATTTGGTGCAATGTCTGGAGGAAATCTTCCGGCCATGCTTGATTCTTGGGATCAAAATCATCATATCCAAGAAACGTCTTCTCTAAAGAGGAAACTACTTACCGTGGAGAATCTATGCAAAACTAACTTTGATTGCGACCTCACAAGACAA GAGATTGCAAAATCGAAGAAAAAACAGAGGGTAAGCTCAGAAAGCAATACGGTTGAGGAAAGCAACACTAATTGTATAGATGGTCAGAGCTTAAGCAACAGTTCCGATGATGAGAAAGCTTCGGTCACAAGTGTTAAAGGCAAAACAAGAGCCACCAAAGGAACAGCCACTGATCCTCAAAGCCTTTATGCTCGG AAACGAAGAGAGAAGATTAACGAAAGGCTCAAGACACTGCAGAATCTTGTGCCCAACGGGACAAAAGTAGATATAAGCACGATGCTTGAAGAAGCGGTCCATTACGTGAAGTTCTTGCAGCTTCAGATTAAG CTGTTGAGCTCGGACGAACTATGGATGTACGCGCCATTGGCTTACAATGGACTCGACATGGGATTTCATCACAACCTTTTGTCTCGGCTTATGTGA